The following proteins are co-located in the Dromiciops gliroides isolate mDroGli1 chromosome 2, mDroGli1.pri, whole genome shotgun sequence genome:
- the ARID5A gene encoding AT-rich interactive domain-containing protein 5A isoform X1: MAPPLKGKRKRSEGSDPLDQPSSPKPDSEENGSSTEPVESPEAGGEREQEQAFLVSLYKFMKERHTPIERVPHLGFKQINLWKIYKAVEKLGAYELVTGRRLWKNVYDELGGSPGSTSAATCTRRHYERLVLPYVRHLKGEDDKPLPPTKPRKQYKVSKEPKGDEAAVEKPKKAKEERSGGQIIADKTKPETTPSARLPGQEELESSTRPPGPSLGMATLPFPAGAEAAGGCAYKRLLSSFYCKGTHGIMSPLAKKKLLAQVSKAEALKCHDEACDHRLSGSEAGPTRPSVIYPTEGPKSPGLQEESPREPPCLLHRLASLEEPLKTTHSPKEDVQPGGNDRGPVQPHISTPIFTGCFHAYPAEVLKPVSRHPHDFFPGSKDEAEAGSPFRPPGKEGGKLESQPQLLWGGDASHPSAFHKGGAGKNSPYPRPKACWVPPMAKATPKGPSTPPTFPSSPSPGSGSGSGSGSGSRSKRSLEEESFALGKKLRAVSPFLKEVEPKDSGVKPPGPNLGFPHLLGPTLGPSPQEAYKGTMVRFPLNFANMSDPLKGQASLPFSPLVIPAFPAHFLTTSSPSPMAAGLVHYPPTSFDGSLRHRLYPVSTWHMQPTYQAPHLSSFHLNTKL, from the exons CGCCCCCCCTCAAAGGGAAGAGGAAACGGTCGGAGGGGAGCGACCCCCTGGACCAGCCGTCGTCTCCGAAGCCTGACAGTGAGGAGAACGGGAGCTCCACAGAGCCTGTG GAGTCCCCAGAAGCAGGCGGGGAGCGGGAGCAGGAGCAGGCCTTCCTGGTCAGCCTCTACAAGTTCATGAAGGAGCGACACACGCCTATCGAGAGGGTGCCCCACCTTGGCTTCAAGCAGA TTAACCTGTGGAAGATCTACAAAGCTGTGGAGAAACTTGGAGCCTATGAGTTG GTGACCGGGCGCCGCCTCTGGAAAAATGTCTATGATGAACTGGGTGGAAGCCCTGGCAGTACCAGCGCAGCTACCTGTACCCGCCGGCACTATGAGAG GCTGGTCCTTCCCTATGTGCGACACTTGAAGGGAGAAGACGATAAGCCACTGCCTCCGACCAAACCTCGGAAACAATACAAGGTCTCCAAGGAGCCCAAGGGGGATGAAGCTGCGGTGGAGAAGCCAAAGAAAGCCAAGGAGGAAAGGAGTGGGGGCCAG ATCATAGCTgataaaacaaaaccagaaacaacCCCTTCAGCTCGGCTTCCAGGCCAGGAGGAGCTGGAGAGCAGCACCAGGCCCCCTGGTCCTTCCCTAGGGATGGCCACTCTGCCCTTCCCAGCAGGAGCAGAGGCAGCTGGGGGCTGTGCTTACAAACGCCTCCTCTCTAGCTTCTACTGCAAAGGAACCCATGGCATCATGTCCCCCTTGGCCAAGAAGAAGCTCCTGGCCCAGGTGAGCAAGGCTGAGGCCTTGAAATGCCATGATGAGGCCTGTGACCACAGGCTGAGTGGTTCAGAAGCGGGTCCAACACGACCCTCAGTCATCTACCCAACAGAAGGGCCAAAGAGTCCAGGCCTTCAAGAGGAGAGCCCCCGGGAACCTCCTTGCTTGCTCCATCGTCTGGCTAGCCTTGAAGAACCCCTGAAAACAACTCACAGTCCCAAGGAGGACGTTCAGCCAGGGGGGAATGACAGGGGGCCAGTCCAGCCCCATATTTCAACCCCAATCTTTACTGGCTGCTTCCATGCTTACCCTGCAGAGGTGCTGAAACCAGTTAGCCGACATCCACATGACTTCTTTCCTGGCTCTAAGGATGAGGCTGAAGCTGGCTCCCCCTTCAGGCCCCccgggaaagaaggggggaagctGGAGAGTCAGCCACAGCTCCTGTGGGGTGGGGATGCCAGCCACCCCTCAGCATTCCACAAAGGTGGGGCAGGGAAGAACAGCCCTTACCCCCGGCCCAAAGCCTGCTGGGTGCCCCCTATGGCTAAAGCCACTCCCAAGGGGCCTTCAACACCCCCCACTTTTCCCAGCAGCCCAAgccctggctctggctctggctctggctctggctctggctcccgCAGCAAGCGGAGCTTAGAGGAAGAAAGCTTTGCTCTTGGCAAAAAGCTGAGGGCTGTATCCCCCTTCCTCAAGGAGGTAGAACCCAAAGACTCTGGAGTGAAGCCTCCTGGGCCCAACCTGGGCTTCCCACACCTGTTGGGCCCAACCCTTGGGCCTTCACCCCAGGAGGCCTACAAGGGGACCATGGTGCGGTTCCCCCTAAACTTCGCCAATATGTCTGACCCCCTGAAAGGTCAAGCCTCACTCCCCTTTAGTCCTTTGGTCATCCCTGCCTTCCCTGCCCACTTCCTCACCACTTCATCCCCATCCCCTATGGCAGCAGGCCTGGTTCACTACCCTCCCACGTCCTTTGATGGGTCTCTCCGCCACAGACTCTACCCAGTCTCCACGTGGCACATGCAGCCGACATACCAAGCCCCTCATCTCTCCTCCTTCCACCTCAACACCAAGCTGTAG
- the ARID5A gene encoding AT-rich interactive domain-containing protein 5A isoform X2, which yields MAPPLKGKRKRSEGSDPLDQPSSPKPDSEENGSSTEPVVTGRRLWKNVYDELGGSPGSTSAATCTRRHYERLVLPYVRHLKGEDDKPLPPTKPRKQYKVSKEPKGDEAAVEKPKKAKEERSGGQIIADKTKPETTPSARLPGQEELESSTRPPGPSLGMATLPFPAGAEAAGGCAYKRLLSSFYCKGTHGIMSPLAKKKLLAQVSKAEALKCHDEACDHRLSGSEAGPTRPSVIYPTEGPKSPGLQEESPREPPCLLHRLASLEEPLKTTHSPKEDVQPGGNDRGPVQPHISTPIFTGCFHAYPAEVLKPVSRHPHDFFPGSKDEAEAGSPFRPPGKEGGKLESQPQLLWGGDASHPSAFHKGGAGKNSPYPRPKACWVPPMAKATPKGPSTPPTFPSSPSPGSGSGSGSGSGSRSKRSLEEESFALGKKLRAVSPFLKEVEPKDSGVKPPGPNLGFPHLLGPTLGPSPQEAYKGTMVRFPLNFANMSDPLKGQASLPFSPLVIPAFPAHFLTTSSPSPMAAGLVHYPPTSFDGSLRHRLYPVSTWHMQPTYQAPHLSSFHLNTKL from the exons CGCCCCCCCTCAAAGGGAAGAGGAAACGGTCGGAGGGGAGCGACCCCCTGGACCAGCCGTCGTCTCCGAAGCCTGACAGTGAGGAGAACGGGAGCTCCACAGAGCCTGTG GTGACCGGGCGCCGCCTCTGGAAAAATGTCTATGATGAACTGGGTGGAAGCCCTGGCAGTACCAGCGCAGCTACCTGTACCCGCCGGCACTATGAGAG GCTGGTCCTTCCCTATGTGCGACACTTGAAGGGAGAAGACGATAAGCCACTGCCTCCGACCAAACCTCGGAAACAATACAAGGTCTCCAAGGAGCCCAAGGGGGATGAAGCTGCGGTGGAGAAGCCAAAGAAAGCCAAGGAGGAAAGGAGTGGGGGCCAG ATCATAGCTgataaaacaaaaccagaaacaacCCCTTCAGCTCGGCTTCCAGGCCAGGAGGAGCTGGAGAGCAGCACCAGGCCCCCTGGTCCTTCCCTAGGGATGGCCACTCTGCCCTTCCCAGCAGGAGCAGAGGCAGCTGGGGGCTGTGCTTACAAACGCCTCCTCTCTAGCTTCTACTGCAAAGGAACCCATGGCATCATGTCCCCCTTGGCCAAGAAGAAGCTCCTGGCCCAGGTGAGCAAGGCTGAGGCCTTGAAATGCCATGATGAGGCCTGTGACCACAGGCTGAGTGGTTCAGAAGCGGGTCCAACACGACCCTCAGTCATCTACCCAACAGAAGGGCCAAAGAGTCCAGGCCTTCAAGAGGAGAGCCCCCGGGAACCTCCTTGCTTGCTCCATCGTCTGGCTAGCCTTGAAGAACCCCTGAAAACAACTCACAGTCCCAAGGAGGACGTTCAGCCAGGGGGGAATGACAGGGGGCCAGTCCAGCCCCATATTTCAACCCCAATCTTTACTGGCTGCTTCCATGCTTACCCTGCAGAGGTGCTGAAACCAGTTAGCCGACATCCACATGACTTCTTTCCTGGCTCTAAGGATGAGGCTGAAGCTGGCTCCCCCTTCAGGCCCCccgggaaagaaggggggaagctGGAGAGTCAGCCACAGCTCCTGTGGGGTGGGGATGCCAGCCACCCCTCAGCATTCCACAAAGGTGGGGCAGGGAAGAACAGCCCTTACCCCCGGCCCAAAGCCTGCTGGGTGCCCCCTATGGCTAAAGCCACTCCCAAGGGGCCTTCAACACCCCCCACTTTTCCCAGCAGCCCAAgccctggctctggctctggctctggctctggctctggctcccgCAGCAAGCGGAGCTTAGAGGAAGAAAGCTTTGCTCTTGGCAAAAAGCTGAGGGCTGTATCCCCCTTCCTCAAGGAGGTAGAACCCAAAGACTCTGGAGTGAAGCCTCCTGGGCCCAACCTGGGCTTCCCACACCTGTTGGGCCCAACCCTTGGGCCTTCACCCCAGGAGGCCTACAAGGGGACCATGGTGCGGTTCCCCCTAAACTTCGCCAATATGTCTGACCCCCTGAAAGGTCAAGCCTCACTCCCCTTTAGTCCTTTGGTCATCCCTGCCTTCCCTGCCCACTTCCTCACCACTTCATCCCCATCCCCTATGGCAGCAGGCCTGGTTCACTACCCTCCCACGTCCTTTGATGGGTCTCTCCGCCACAGACTCTACCCAGTCTCCACGTGGCACATGCAGCCGACATACCAAGCCCCTCATCTCTCCTCCTTCCACCTCAACACCAAGCTGTAG
- the ARID5A gene encoding AT-rich interactive domain-containing protein 5A isoform X3 gives MKERHTPIERVPHLGFKQINLWKIYKAVEKLGAYELVTGRRLWKNVYDELGGSPGSTSAATCTRRHYERLVLPYVRHLKGEDDKPLPPTKPRKQYKVSKEPKGDEAAVEKPKKAKEERSGGQIIADKTKPETTPSARLPGQEELESSTRPPGPSLGMATLPFPAGAEAAGGCAYKRLLSSFYCKGTHGIMSPLAKKKLLAQVSKAEALKCHDEACDHRLSGSEAGPTRPSVIYPTEGPKSPGLQEESPREPPCLLHRLASLEEPLKTTHSPKEDVQPGGNDRGPVQPHISTPIFTGCFHAYPAEVLKPVSRHPHDFFPGSKDEAEAGSPFRPPGKEGGKLESQPQLLWGGDASHPSAFHKGGAGKNSPYPRPKACWVPPMAKATPKGPSTPPTFPSSPSPGSGSGSGSGSGSRSKRSLEEESFALGKKLRAVSPFLKEVEPKDSGVKPPGPNLGFPHLLGPTLGPSPQEAYKGTMVRFPLNFANMSDPLKGQASLPFSPLVIPAFPAHFLTTSSPSPMAAGLVHYPPTSFDGSLRHRLYPVSTWHMQPTYQAPHLSSFHLNTKL, from the exons ATGAAGGAGCGACACACGCCTATCGAGAGGGTGCCCCACCTTGGCTTCAAGCAGA TTAACCTGTGGAAGATCTACAAAGCTGTGGAGAAACTTGGAGCCTATGAGTTG GTGACCGGGCGCCGCCTCTGGAAAAATGTCTATGATGAACTGGGTGGAAGCCCTGGCAGTACCAGCGCAGCTACCTGTACCCGCCGGCACTATGAGAG GCTGGTCCTTCCCTATGTGCGACACTTGAAGGGAGAAGACGATAAGCCACTGCCTCCGACCAAACCTCGGAAACAATACAAGGTCTCCAAGGAGCCCAAGGGGGATGAAGCTGCGGTGGAGAAGCCAAAGAAAGCCAAGGAGGAAAGGAGTGGGGGCCAG ATCATAGCTgataaaacaaaaccagaaacaacCCCTTCAGCTCGGCTTCCAGGCCAGGAGGAGCTGGAGAGCAGCACCAGGCCCCCTGGTCCTTCCCTAGGGATGGCCACTCTGCCCTTCCCAGCAGGAGCAGAGGCAGCTGGGGGCTGTGCTTACAAACGCCTCCTCTCTAGCTTCTACTGCAAAGGAACCCATGGCATCATGTCCCCCTTGGCCAAGAAGAAGCTCCTGGCCCAGGTGAGCAAGGCTGAGGCCTTGAAATGCCATGATGAGGCCTGTGACCACAGGCTGAGTGGTTCAGAAGCGGGTCCAACACGACCCTCAGTCATCTACCCAACAGAAGGGCCAAAGAGTCCAGGCCTTCAAGAGGAGAGCCCCCGGGAACCTCCTTGCTTGCTCCATCGTCTGGCTAGCCTTGAAGAACCCCTGAAAACAACTCACAGTCCCAAGGAGGACGTTCAGCCAGGGGGGAATGACAGGGGGCCAGTCCAGCCCCATATTTCAACCCCAATCTTTACTGGCTGCTTCCATGCTTACCCTGCAGAGGTGCTGAAACCAGTTAGCCGACATCCACATGACTTCTTTCCTGGCTCTAAGGATGAGGCTGAAGCTGGCTCCCCCTTCAGGCCCCccgggaaagaaggggggaagctGGAGAGTCAGCCACAGCTCCTGTGGGGTGGGGATGCCAGCCACCCCTCAGCATTCCACAAAGGTGGGGCAGGGAAGAACAGCCCTTACCCCCGGCCCAAAGCCTGCTGGGTGCCCCCTATGGCTAAAGCCACTCCCAAGGGGCCTTCAACACCCCCCACTTTTCCCAGCAGCCCAAgccctggctctggctctggctctggctctggctctggctcccgCAGCAAGCGGAGCTTAGAGGAAGAAAGCTTTGCTCTTGGCAAAAAGCTGAGGGCTGTATCCCCCTTCCTCAAGGAGGTAGAACCCAAAGACTCTGGAGTGAAGCCTCCTGGGCCCAACCTGGGCTTCCCACACCTGTTGGGCCCAACCCTTGGGCCTTCACCCCAGGAGGCCTACAAGGGGACCATGGTGCGGTTCCCCCTAAACTTCGCCAATATGTCTGACCCCCTGAAAGGTCAAGCCTCACTCCCCTTTAGTCCTTTGGTCATCCCTGCCTTCCCTGCCCACTTCCTCACCACTTCATCCCCATCCCCTATGGCAGCAGGCCTGGTTCACTACCCTCCCACGTCCTTTGATGGGTCTCTCCGCCACAGACTCTACCCAGTCTCCACGTGGCACATGCAGCCGACATACCAAGCCCCTCATCTCTCCTCCTTCCACCTCAACACCAAGCTGTAG